The genomic interval AAGTCGGACTTGCCCACAGTCTGAGAGATGGGCAAAAGTACATGGATACTTGGCCGATGCGCAAAGAGCTGAGCGCAATCTTTCCTGAGCAAAGGATTATCAAAGCGACGCGTTTTGGTATTAAAGTGATGCCTGCGATAGCGGCCATCAGTGTCCTGACTCAAATGGCGTTCAACAATTATCAAGCTCTGCCTCAAGCGATTGTCATGGCTTTATTTGCATTGAGTTTGCCTTTGCAAGGAATGTGGTGGTTAGGCCATCGTTCCAATACTCAACTGCCACCGGCACTGGCCACGTGGTATCGAGAATTGCATCAGAAAATTGTCGAAAGTGGTTCGGCATTAGAACCGCTTAAATCCCGACCTCGCTACAAAGAGTTGGCGCATACCTTAAACCGCGCTTTCCGTCACTTAGATAAATCCGCGCTCGAGCGTTGGTTCTAAGTTTCCTCTTGTTCAAAAAAGATCGTTAACGGGCAGCCAATCGGGTTGCCCGTTTTGCTTTTGCCCGCTGAGTGACCGTCATTGATCTCTCGTTTTGTTGTATTTCTGTTAAATCCTGCTTTCCTAATAGAGAAGTTGCTGGTAATAATGTCATTCAGATGTACAAAAAGTGCACAAAAATAATTGCTTAACCTTGCTCATCCAGAGTGGAGGTTTCGTGATACCACACAACATCTCAACCTATGCTGAATTCAAGGAGTCAAGATGAAAGCAGGAAAACTGATCGCCACGGCCGTTCTTGCCGGTGCTGCTTTAATTTCTTCCCATTCTGTGATGGCAAAAATGGCCAAAGTTGCCGTTTCACAAATCGTTGAACACCCCGCACTTGATGCCACCCGACAAGGCCTTTTAGATGGACTAAAAGCAAAAGGGTATGTCGAAGGAGAAAACCTCGAGTTCGATTACAAAACGGCGCAAGGTAACCCAGCGATTGCGGTACAAATTGCTCGTCAGTTTGTGGGGGAAAGCCCGGATGTCTTAGTTGGCATCGCGACCCCAACGGCTCAGGCACTGGTGTCGGCCACGCGCTCTATACCAGTTGTTTTCACCGCAGTGACCGATCCGGTTGGCGCTAAACTGGTGAAATCCATGGAGCAACCTGGGAAAAACGTCACTGGTCTTTCCGATCTCTCACCCGTATCTCAGCACGTCGACCTGATTAAAGAGCTGTTGCCTAACGCCAAGGCGATTGGTGTAGTGTACAACCCAGGCGAAGCAAACGCGGTTACCTTGGTTGAGCTATTGAAGAAAAGCGCGGCAGAAAAAGGGTTAAAGGTGGTGGAATCGACAGCACTAAAAAGTGCGGATGTTCAATCTGCGACTCAAGCGATTGCTGCGAAATCTGACGTGATTTACGCTCCGACGGATAACACAGTGGCCAGTGCGATTGAAGGGATGATTGTTGCTGCCAATCAAGCGAAAAAACCGGTATTTGGTGGTGCAACTTCCTATGTTGAGAAAGGGGCAATCGCAGGCTTAGGTTTCGATTACTACCAAGTTGGAGTGCAAACGGCGGATTACGTTGCTGCGATCTTGGAAGGTCAAGAGCCAGGTAAGCTAGACGTAAAAGTGGCAACGGGATCAGATCTTGTTGTGAATCAAGGCACTGCAGAGAAATTAGGTATTACTATTCCAGCCTCTGTGCTTTCTCGAGCCACAGACGTCAAATAAAATCCTATCTAGGGCCGACGGAGATTCGGCCCTTTGTTAGAGCAGAATAAAGGAGTTGCTATGTCTGCTTTTGCGTTTTTCGGTGCGCTAGAAATTGGCTTACTTTACGGCTTAGTTGCCTTAGGTGTTTACTTAACCTTTAGGGTTCTCGATTTTCCGGATTTGAGTGTCGATGGCAGTTTCCCGATGGGTGCTGCGGTTGCGGCAACCGCTATCGTTGCGGGTGTGAATCCATGGCTAGCTACTGGGATGGCCATTCTAGCTGGTGCGATGACTGGTTGGGTGACCGCTTTTTTGGCGGTGCGCTGCGGTATTCTTCATCTTTTGGCTTCCATCCTAACCATGATTGCGGCGTTCT from Vibrio vulnificus NBRC 15645 = ATCC 27562 carries:
- the yfbV gene encoding terminus macrodomain insulation protein YfbV, with product MNNKVGLAHSLRDGQKYMDTWPMRKELSAIFPEQRIIKATRFGIKVMPAIAAISVLTQMAFNNYQALPQAIVMALFALSLPLQGMWWLGHRSNTQLPPALATWYRELHQKIVESGSALEPLKSRPRYKELAHTLNRAFRHLDKSALERWF
- a CDS encoding ABC transporter substrate-binding protein, which produces MKAGKLIATAVLAGAALISSHSVMAKMAKVAVSQIVEHPALDATRQGLLDGLKAKGYVEGENLEFDYKTAQGNPAIAVQIARQFVGESPDVLVGIATPTAQALVSATRSIPVVFTAVTDPVGAKLVKSMEQPGKNVTGLSDLSPVSQHVDLIKELLPNAKAIGVVYNPGEANAVTLVELLKKSAAEKGLKVVESTALKSADVQSATQAIAAKSDVIYAPTDNTVASAIEGMIVAANQAKKPVFGGATSYVEKGAIAGLGFDYYQVGVQTADYVAAILEGQEPGKLDVKVATGSDLVVNQGTAEKLGITIPASVLSRATDVK